Proteins found in one Flavobacterium channae genomic segment:
- a CDS encoding MGMT family protein → MKKDVSNNDNFFERVYEIVRQIPEGKVTSYGAIAKALGMARSARMVGWAMNASHNREDVPAHRVVNRLGMLSGKHHFEGTNLMQQLLENEGIKVVDNQIIDFKLHFWDPKN, encoded by the coding sequence TTGAAAAAAGACGTTTCAAATAATGATAACTTTTTTGAACGAGTTTACGAAATCGTTCGTCAAATTCCAGAAGGAAAAGTAACGTCTTATGGTGCTATTGCAAAAGCTTTAGGAATGGCACGTTCTGCCAGAATGGTAGGATGGGCTATGAATGCTTCTCATAATAGGGAAGATGTGCCTGCTCACAGAGTAGTAAACAGATTAGGAATGCTTTCTGGAAAACATCATTTTGAAGGCACTAATTTAATGCAACAACTTTTAGAAAACGAAGGAATAAAAGTTGTTGATAATCAAATAATTGACTTTAAACTTCACTTTTGGGATCCTAAAAATTAG
- a CDS encoding YceI family protein, with protein MKTLKINLKNWLLLILMIIPVFNVLAQESKLVLAESKLTVFGTSNLHDWEIEAKAMSGKANLTIEAGDLKAIKSLDFALEVEQLKSGKSGMDSNTFKALNSKTYKTINYKLVSVTKITEVSNGNYTVETQGDLTISGVTKRIAQTFTVKMVGKKAVITGKTKIDMTVFGVKPPTALMGTIKTGKDVTVDFKVTYN; from the coding sequence ATGAAAACTCTAAAAATAAATCTAAAAAATTGGCTTCTACTTATCTTAATGATAATTCCAGTGTTTAATGTTTTAGCTCAAGAATCAAAATTGGTCTTGGCTGAAAGTAAATTAACAGTATTTGGCACTTCTAATCTTCACGATTGGGAAATTGAAGCGAAAGCGATGAGTGGAAAAGCAAATTTAACTATTGAAGCAGGAGATTTAAAAGCTATTAAAAGTTTGGATTTTGCTCTTGAAGTTGAACAACTAAAAAGCGGTAAAAGCGGAATGGATTCAAACACCTTTAAAGCTCTTAACAGTAAAACTTACAAAACAATAAATTATAAACTAGTAAGTGTAACTAAAATTACTGAAGTTTCAAACGGTAATTACACAGTTGAAACACAAGGTGATTTAACCATTTCAGGAGTTACAAAAAGAATCGCTCAAACTTTTACAGTAAAAATGGTTGGTAAAAAAGCAGTCATCACTGGTAAAACAAAAATTGATATGACAGTGTTTGGAGTAAAACCACCAACAGCTTTAATGGGAACCATAAAAACTGGAAAAGACGTAACAGTAGATTTCAAAGTTACATACAACTAA